AAGCCACAGAGGCACACCCTATAGAACCCCCATCTTCTGGGCTTTGGGAACAAGACTTTCTCACCCCAGCTGTCTCTTTCGCCTCACAGAGGGGTCAGCACTCAAGCCAGAGGGTGGAGAAATATATAGTTCTCAGAGGCAGGAGGAGTAATCAGAACTTCATTCATTGACATCCCCCCGGAGGGTGCCCAAATCTCTCCCACAGACCATCCTTCCCTCAGAGATGATTGATGTCTCCCTTATTAACTTGTTCTGGATTTTTCCTCTTGTAAGAAGCCATGCTGTCCTGTCTTCCAGGCTGTTATTCAACTCCTATCCCAACTTTTCACCCTTATCCCTAGCTCTCAGGAGCTATTAAACCTTGTGATGCATCCTAGTTGCCTTAGTAACCAGTCTCTGACACTGTGGCCTCCAACCACCTGTGCAGAGCATTCTGGGAATATAGACTTGATCTGGATGGCCATCTGATGTGACATTGGACGGGGCAACAGAATCAGACTGTTTCCTCTGACTCACAAACTCGCAGGCCAAACAGATTCTCCTGCCATTTCCTTTGATTCTATGGTGTGCTCTGGGCCATCTGCCTCTCTCATCCCCATGGCTCATGCTCAGGCTACTCTACCGGAAACAAGGAGAGTAATGACCACTTCTGACCTAGTAGGGATGTTAGCTCCTGAATACCTTGTCTACTTCCCCCTACTCCCTGCTTCTGGTTGCACCCCCCGCCCTGCAAATGTGGTCAGTGTGTCTGGGAGTATTCAGTGCACAAtggattatgattatgattatgattatatGTGTCTGTGCTTTCCGCTGGAATCTGAGGGCCAAAATACTTGGGCAACCAGAAGCGAGCCACCTAAGCCTTCTGCAAAAACCACCACCCTTTgagttttcaaaaagttttagCAGGGGTGAAGTTCTACTTCTTTCTGGAACCTGACCTGGATCCCATATTCATTAGAGTAATCTCCAAGCCagtggttagaaaaaaaaatgtagctttatgtgccccaccccagcccagcaACACAGCATCAAAGAATAAGATGAGATACCAGATTTCAGAGAAAGCAGCTTGAAAATCACGTTTTCCTCACCAGGAAGGATGGTCAGTGTTTTCTAAGTAAAAATTTTCCAATGGATTTTGGGTTAATATCATCTAATTCTACAAGACCCATGACCCAAAGCTGCTGCACATTTCTAGTTATAATCTGGTTGAGGGGAGAGTTTCTAGTCTCTGAAAAGCTTAGCTCAGCACTGACAGTCTTCTAGTAATTCACCACAGCTGCCTAGGCAACCCTTCCATAACAAAGGCAGGTGAGGCAGGTGGGTCTGAGGACCAATACTGCCATAACAACTGCTTCCAAAGTTAAACTTGATGACTGAGAAATACTCATGgtttctccctccacccccacacacaccacccagAGCTGCCGATCACACTGAGCTCCGGGGATTCTGAGAGCTCCAGAtaatataaaagcattttcacatCTGACATCTCAATTCCAGCAACAGCCTAATCAGGGGCCATGGGGAGCTGACATATGATAtaggctggggagggggagggggcagaggggaCATGTGGGTCACGAAAGAGCAAGAGGTTTGTAGGTGGTAAGGccctcaaaaagaaaagtcattgatGTCAGAAAAGATTATATCCCATTATCTTGGCCATATCCAGTCCCCATTGGGTAGCGAGTAAGCCAATGACATAAATTGCCGCCCCCTTTCCTCCACCCTCCCCCTAATCCCAGCAACTCCTCTCATCTCTTTTCTGGTCTCACTAGAGAAGCCTGGTTGCTGGGAACAGCTCAAGGGGTCACCATGCTCTTCATAGTCACGGCCCTTCTCTCCTGTGGTGAGCACAAGTGGGGGAAGGGGCCCGGGCAGAAGGCCGGGGTGAAATCCCAGTGGGGGAGGGGGCTGAGTCCTGGCAGCAATTTCTTTTGCAGGACTGTGCAATGGGGTATTGATAGAAGAGACTGGTGAGTTTTTCCTGCTCCAGACTGGGACATTCCTCCCTGGAGATCCGAAATAACTACAGAGCGTCAGTGTCATTGGCCAGGGAGTGACTGGTTGGGAGGGAAGGACAGCCAGGAAGGGGCACTTGCTAAAGCTGCTGGCAAAATTCAGCCTCCAACTTTGCCTTTCTGCCTGCAAAATTTCCTCCAAGCTTCTGCACTTTTCTGAGGCTCAGCTATAAGACACCAGCTTCCCCTTTCCCCAGGacctgaggaaggaaggaaagaaggaaaggatttGGATTTGGGTTGCAAGGGGAGGTGGGCAGTGTGATCCGGGTAGGGGGTTCAAGggcaaggaggagggaggggaagggaggcgggaggatggcttcatTAATTCTGCTGTTTCTAGAAATAGTCATGCCAACCCCTAAGCCTGAGCTGTGGGCAGAGACCAACTTTCCTCTGGCCCCGTGGAAGAACTTAACCCTCTGGTGCAGAAGCCCTTCTGGCTCAACTAAGGAGTTTGTGCTGCTGAAGGACGGGACCGGGTGGATTGCAACTCGCCCGGCCTCAGAGCAGGTCCGGGCTGCCTTTCCCCTTGGCGCCCTGACCCAGAGCCACACCGGGAGCTACCACTGCCATTCATGGGAGGAGATGGCTGTATCGGAGCCCAGTGAGGCACTTGAGCTGCTGGGGACAGGTAAGAAAAAGTAGAGGGTCTCCCGGAGTTATTCCCAGTGCCCCTGGGACTCCAACACTGCTCCTGGGAGTGAGGGAACGAACTCCCAGGGACCCTGGAGCCCAAGGGGTTTGTGCTGCATGTAGGAGAGGAGGGGTGCTGAAATGGTAGGGAGTTacggggcagggggaggggcgggATGGGAAAGAGAGTGTGAGGAGACTGACTGGAAGAGCCTAGGGCCAGCCCAGAATGAATGTCTTTATTTGCTGACAAAGTGACCCCGAGTATCCCATCTGGGCAACTGCAAACTTCTAACTCCTTTTCCACCCCATTCTGTTTTCCAGACATCCTCCCCAAACCTGTCATTTCTGCTTCCCTCCCAATCCGGGGCCAGGAACTACAACTCCGGTGCAAAGGATGGCTGGCAGGCATGGGGTTTGCTCTGTATAAGGAGGGACAGCAAGAACCTGTCCAGCAACTTGGTGCAGTTGGAAGGGAAGCCGTCTTTACAATCCAAAGAATGGAGGATAAAGACGAAGGCAATTACAGCTGCCGCACTCACACTGAACAACGCCCCTTCAAGTGGTCTGAGCCCAGTGAGCCCCTGGAGCTTGTCATAAAAGGTAGAGCTGAAAAGAATGTGTGAGGAAGAGGGGCGGGGTGGAGGGAAAGGCAAAGCCCTGGGTCAGACACTCCtctccctgcagcaaactttgcTGCTGGTCCTGGGAGCCTGTGTCCAATCTTAGAGCCAGGCAGGCGTGGCGCTGGGAGTGCCAGGGCCTCTGGCTGCACGATATTAATAGCCATAATCGTTATTAATAGCTTTGGTTCATGGagtgtgatttaatttttctaattattttcacatCAATTATCTCACTTCACCATAGAGCAACTCTTCAAGGTGAGTGAAGCAGGTACCATTTTCCCCTGGTCCAAATGGGCAAAGTGAGACTCAGAGAATCAGCAGAGCCCCAAGAAAAATTCTACCTTTTTACTAGCCTCCATTGCCTCACACTGAGGATTCATGTGGAGGTAGTGAGGGGTGGGGTTGAAGGGTCCCTGTGTGAGAAGTCTATCTGCAGAGTGGATTTaccttactttttaaatgcaCTTACTTCTGAATGAAATACTATAGAAAGCAGAGAAGCCTCCTAGAACCAATATTTGCtatatttgctttctctctttcttgttcttaatttggttttgtgttgtattttgttatttttgttttgtttttgttgttgttgttgttttttgttttgttttcttgccttctAGAAATGTACCCTAAGCCCTTCTTCAAGACATGGGCCAGCCCTGTGGTCACTCCTGGTGCCCGAGTGACTTTCAATTGCTCCACCCCCCACCAGCATATGAGCTTTATTCTTTACAAAGATGGAAGTGAAATAGCATCCAGTGACAGGTCCTGGGCAAGTCCAGGGGCCAGTGCAGCTCACTTTCTAATCATTTCGGTGGGCATTGGTGATGGAGGGAATTACAGCTGCCGATATTATGACTTTTCTATCTGGTCTGAGCCCAGCGACCCTGTGGAGCTCGTGGTGACAGGTTAGGAGGGGGGACTCCAGGTAGAGGTGGTGCCAACCCTGGGATGGTGGGTGGAAGGCTGtcagtgggagagaaagaaatgtttcttctaaaaaaCACTGAGAAAGTGCTTAGGACAGTGGCTGGTCCATAGTGACCAGTCCATGATGCACAGCTGTTCATGTTATTATTACAGGAACAAGAAACAAAGGTGGTGGGGAGGCAAGCAATTCATTTCTGGGGGAATAAATGAGGCAGATGGGGGAGTTCAATTCCAAGAGCTCAGTTCAAGTTGCCCTATTTCTGCACATTTTTATGGCTTGGCCTTGAGCTTTAGGCTCAATGTCCACTTTTTCTCTAGCTGGGCTGTCAGAGATCGGTGGGCTGGACGGCtctcagagaaagggaaaagaccTTGAAATGTCAGCTGCATACTATACAACTATACAACTGTGCATAAGTGGAGTCCCAATTATGTAAACAGTTATAGCTACATGGACATGGAAATGTATATAAAGAATAAATggcaaagaaatattaaaaacacttATCTTTGAGTGGTAGAATTGTGTTTccttcattagttttttttttctatattttctaatttttgacaACAAACATATATTGTGTCTTACAATAACACTTTAAAAGCCTATTTGCAGGATGTGAGGGCTGGGTTTATCTCACGCTGTTGTCTCTTTAATTTCAGAATTCTACCCCAAACCCACTCTCCTGGCACAGCCAGGTCCCGTGGTGTTTCCTGGGAAGAGTGTGACCCTGCGCTGCCAAGGGACTTTCCAGGGCATGAGGTTCGCCCTCTTGCAAGAGGGAGCCCAGGTTCCCTTACAGTTTCAGAGTGTCTCAGGGAACTCAGCTGACTTCCTTCTCCACACTGTTGGAGCAGAGGACTCTGGGAACTATAGCTGTATCTACTATGAGACAACCATGTCAAACAGGGGGTCATATCTCAGTATACCCCTTATGATCTGGGTGACTGGTAAGGACAGAGCGGACATGGGACTGGGATGGAGATCATTGGAGTAGGGGTTAGGGAGGGTAATTCCTCCTAGAAGTCTAGGCTAGGCCACGGAGGGGAACTATTGTGTCCAAGAGGAGAAAGATAGAGGGTTAATTTAAGCAGGAACTGATAAGTTTCTATAGTCACCACTTTACAACCTTGGTCTCTTTCTAGACACATTCCCTaagccatggttgtttgctgagCCCAGTTCTGTGGTTCCCATGGGGCAGAATGTTACTCTGTGGTGCCGAGGGCCAGTCCATGGTGTAGGATACATTCTGCACAAAGAAGAAGAAGCCACTTCAATGCAGCTCTGGGGATCCACCAGTAATGACGGGGCATTCCCCATCACCAATATATCTGGTGCTAGCATGGGGCGTTACAGCTGCTGCTACCACCCTGACTGGACCAGTTCTATCAAGATACAACCTAGCAACACCCTGGAACTCATAGTCACAGGTAAGGGGAAGAGGCTGTCAAGTGGGCATGGAAGTGGAGAAAGGAGGGAATAGACTGGTTCATGGGAGATAGTTTTCGGAGAGCTCGAGGAGAGGCAACCAATTGTCTTTCCTCTTTATTGAGCAGAGACCCCAGGGGTGATGCACTGGAAAGTGACCTCTTCTCTTTGACCAGGAGTTCATTTCTTCCAGGCTTACTCCCCAAACCCAGCCTATTAGCCCAGCCTGGTCCCATGGTGTCCCCTGGCGAAAATATGACTCTTCAGTGTCAAGGGGGACTGCCAGACTCAACATTTGTCCTGTTGAAGGAGGGGACTCAGGAGCCCTTAGAGCAACAGAGGCCAAGTGGGTACAGGGCTGACTTCTGGATGCCAGCAGTGAGAGGTGAAGATTCTGGGATCTATAGCTGTGTTTATTATTTGGACTCTGCTCCCTTTGCAGCTTCAAATCACAGTGACTCCCTGGAGATCTGGGTGACTGGTAAGGTCCTGGAGACTTCAGTACGAGTCatgattttgtagtttttagcagTCAGCAATAAGCGGGTAAAGGGCTAAGTTCAGGATCACTTATTCTAACTCTGTGTCCTTGTTGGTTGCAGACAAGCCCCCTAAACCCTCTCTGTCAGCCTGGCCCGGCACCATGTTCAAGCTGGGGAAGGACATCATCCTTCAGTGCCGAGGACCCCTGCCAGGTGTTGAATTTGTCCTAGAACATGATGGAGAAGAAGCACCTCAGCAGTTTTCAGAGGATGGAGACTTTGTCATCAACAATGTAGAAGGAAAAGGCATTGGAAACTACAGCTGCAGCTACCGCCTCCAGGCCTACCCTGATATCTGGTCAGAACCTAGTGATTCCCTGGAGCTGGTGGGGGCAGCAGGTAAGAGAATAATCTCTCCATGATCCTGGTGTGACACACCTGGGATCCCAGGGACAGTCCCCATGGAGACATCTCAAATCAGGAGAATGGAGGGGCTTTGGAACCAGGGACCTATAGTGTGTCCTCTTTCTCCTAAGGATGGTGAGGAGGTGGGACCTTAAATGTTTTTTAAGATAGTGAGTGGGTTTCTTTCCAGGCCTCTTGGCCCCAAGGAAAGGAGGgctgcttctgcctcagcatAAACTCTGCCACTGCCCACCTGCACTGTAGTCTTAACACATGGCTCCCACATGAACCCTAAAGAAGACCAGAGTGTGGGGCAATACCAGATTAAGGGGAACATACACACACTAATCTCCATGGCCTTGGTTTCTCCTCTTTCATCACCACAGGGCCTGTGGCTCAGGAGTGCACAGTAGGGAACATTGTCCGAAGTAGCCTAATCGTGGTGGTTGTTGTAGCCTTGGGGGTAGTGCTAGCCATAGAGTGGAAGAAGTGGCCTCGACTGCGAACCAGGTAAATAAATGCCTCATTATGGCCCCCTTCTGTGAACCAGGTGGTGCTAGAAAAGCAATCATACAAATGCTTCCCTAGTATCTGAGCCCCAACATGCAATCTGTTTTCAGGTTCTGGATCCTCCCTTACTCATGTCTTTTTCTTTACATAGAGGCTCAGAGACAGACGGAAGAGACCAGACCATTGCCCTTGAAGAGTGTAACCAAGAAGGAGAACCAGGCACCCCCGCCAATTCTCCTTCATCAACCTCTCGGAGAATCTCTGTGGAACTGCCAGTCCCAATATAATAATCTCCTCCTTTACAAGAGCTTTCCTCTCCTCTATCTTGCTTTCAGAGACCTGTAAATCCAACTAGTTACCCTGCAAATCAGCCCCATCTGCTGTTCCTTGGTCTCTAATCACCTGAGCTGGGTAAAGGGTATTCTGGGAGTTGACAGCTCTGCCAGGGTGAGATGTTTCCTGAAGAGAGGTTCCCCACCCCTGTAACTCCTCACTGTACTGATTTACTGGCGCAtgaaattctattaaaaaatgcattcttCTGAATAAAAAGAGCATTCACTATTTAACTGCAAAAACTACAGCTGTGGTCTTCTATTGGTCTGTTTTCCACTAACAATTTAGAAGTGATGTATTGGAGCTGACCTCGATGGCAGAATAAGAGAGTGCAGGGctacaagaaaagagaaagttgtTCAAGGAtgggtgtgtggggaggggggggCTCCAAAATAGCTACTTCCCAGTTTGGTTTGACACGTATTCACTGACCAGAGTATTATTTTGCCCTTccattggatgaatgaatgaatggcaacACTCTCTCCCGGTTGAGCCTGAGAAGGGAAAACACAGACATTACatgcatttcaccatgttacgtTTGGGTCCATAGTACATCCACTTTCAAACAGCAGGATTGGCCCTCAGCAGAACTTTGAAACTGGAAAAGCGTGCTTTGTGGCCCTTACCTAGCAATCACAGGGTGTAAACGAATTCACTCTTAAGTATGAACAATTAATCAAATCTGATACTTTGCCTCTCTCTAAAGAGAGTCCCATTTTCCCAAAGGAATGTGCATCTAATGGTGGGATCTCAAGAAGCCCGTAAGCAGATGAGGTGGATTATTTGGAACAGGGACCTGCTAGTGCCGCCTCCCAGGATTCCAAATGGGGAAATGGTAGGGGTGGGGGCTAGCTCCCATTCTCAGCCCCTGACCTTTCCCCCTGGATTAAAAGGCCACTTGCCCCATGAGTGGGAATTCAGTACACAGTAGGCCATTCGGCCATTTGGATTGGGGTGAGTGGCTTACCTAGTTCCTCAAACCTTGTTAAAGACCTCAGAAAAATTGACCCACAGGTCTGAGAGGGGGTCATGACCCCTTCAAATCTGACCCTAAAGAAGTTAAACTTGCCTCCCAGCACTGTTTAATTCTAAGCTAACACTGTTCAATAGAGCAATGTACAAGGGTACAGCACCTGGTGAGTTATTTAACCCTGGTTATAATAAAGTTTAGAAAGCAACTCCTCTATATGTTTGCATTAGGAAGCATATTTACCCAGcaagttaatgaaaaaaaaaaaaaaaaaagcatcccaTTTCCTTTAATCCTTACAGAATGAAGCACTCTGCGTATTATAGACTAATTTGTGTTAAGCTCTTTGGAATGTAGAAGTACAAAGTCGCACTCTGATTTCCATTTGATGAGATTCTGTTAGTCGCTTATACTAATTTATTATAGTATTTGTAAAAATTGCATTTCAAAAGcacttttacattttagtttagCCAAACTTAATTGTTGCTTGCTGCTGAACACCACTTTTTGCCCTCATACTCTCCATCTCTAACCCTCAATCAAGCAGTACATTTTGAACACTGGAAAGAGTTGGTCCTCAGTTTTAGGATAAAAGTCCTTTGATCAGATCTGATTCTGTTTTCCAACATTTGGGTGTTCCAAAGTGTACATTGTCAAGGCTAGTACAGCTGTGTAAGGTAGCAAGTGATAACTTGATTGCTTTAGCTTTCaccaagggaaagagaaaagggaagataaGAGCAGAGGGCCAAGGACTGAAATTTTGAGATGCCTCTGAGTTAGAAAAGCAGTGCGACGGTGAGACAAACACGACAGGAAATGACTCTTGTGAAATCGAGACATTGAACCTGGGGTCTCCTGTGTCAAAGGGATTCAAAGAGAGAAACTCTTGCACTCAGGGAAAATTGTGAAAAATTTTTCAGTGAGAAACGAATAGGGAGAAATATTGTGACCCTGGACTGTTAGTTGGCTTTCTAAAAACACTCACATATACTGTTCTTTCGCACAGCCAAGTTCTACGTgttctagaaggaaaaaaatagttgtCAATTAACTCTGAAATACTTAAAGACAAAGAGTGGCCTTGGGGTTTAACTTTCCTACTTGCTGTCAGAGCTATCTATATGAAT
This genomic interval from Papio anubis isolate 15944 unplaced genomic scaffold, Panubis1.0 scaffold204, whole genome shotgun sequence contains the following:
- the LOC116268540 gene encoding immunoglobulin superfamily member 1 isoform X3, translating into MTLDRPGEGATMLKTFTVLLFCIRMSLGMTSIVMDPQPELWIESNYPQAPWENITLWCRSPSRISSKFLLLKDKTQMTWIRPSHKTFQVSFLIGALTESNAGLYRCCYWKEPGWSKPSKVLELEAPGQLPKPIFWIQAETPPLPGCNVNILCHGWLQDLVFMLFKEGYAEPVDYQVPTGTMAIFSIDNLTPEDEGVYICRTHIQMLPTLWSEPSNPLKLVVAGLYPKPTLTAHPGPIMAPGESLNLRCQGPIYGMTFALMRVEDLEKSFYHKKTIKNEAYFFFRSLKIQDTGHYLCFYYDISYRGSLLSDVLKIWVTDTFPKTWLLAWPSPVVQMGQNVSLRCRGPVDGVGLALYKKGEDKPVQFLDATSIDDNTSFFLNNVTYSDTGIYSCQYLLTWKTSIRMPSHNTVELMVVDKPPKPSLSAWPSTVFKLGKAITLRCRVSHPVLEFSLEWEERETFQKFSVDGDFIISNVDGKGTGTYSCSYRVETHPNIWSHRSEPLKLMGPAGYLTWNYVLNEAVRLSLIVQLVALLLVVLWIRWKCRRLRIREAWLLGTAQGVTMLFIVTALLSCGLCNGVLIEETEIVMPTPKPELWAETNFPLAPWKNLTLWCRSPSGSTKEFVLLKDGTGWIATRPASEQVRAAFPLGALTQSHTGSYHCHSWEEMAVSEPSEALELLGTDILPKPVISASLPIRGQELQLRCKGWLAGMGFALYKEGQQEPVQQLGAVGREAVFTIQRMEDKDEGNYSCRTHTEQRPFKWSEPSEPLELVIKEMYPKPFFKTWASPVVTPGARVTFNCSTPHQHMSFILYKDGSEIASSDRSWASPGASAAHFLIISVGIGDGGNYSCRYYDFSIWSEPSDPVELVVTEFYPKPTLLAQPGPVVFPGKSVTLRCQGTFQGMRFALLQEGAQVPLQFQSVSGNSADFLLHTVGAEDSGNYSCIYYETTMSNRGSYLSIPLMIWVTDTFPKPWLFAEPSSVVPMGQNVTLWCRGPVHGVGYILHKEEEATSMQLWGSTSNDGAFPITNISGASMGRYSCCYHPDWTSSIKIQPSNTLELIVTGLLPKPSLLAQPGPMVSPGENMTLQCQGGLPDSTFVLLKEGTQEPLEQQRPSGYRADFWMPAVRGEDSGIYSCVYYLDSAPFAASNHSDSLEIWVTDKPPKPSLSAWPGTMFKLGKDIILQCRGPLPGVEFVLEHDGEEAPQQFSEDGDFVINNVEGKGIGNYSCSYRLQAYPDIWSEPSDSLELVGAAGPVAQECTVGNIVRSSLIVVVVVALGVVLAIEWKKWPRLRTRGSETDGRDQTIALEECNQEGEPGTPANSPSSTSRRISVELPVPI
- the LOC116268540 gene encoding immunoglobulin superfamily member 1 isoform X1, translated to MRNLRLKYISLICSETSYDNKRFAASGGAHWRISNIGAGLQVPYHHLLRRKILQDSEHTASTRGPMTLDRPGEGATMLKTFTVLLFCIRMSLGMTSIVMDPQPELWIESNYPQAPWENITLWCRSPSRISSKFLLLKDKTQMTWIRPSHKTFQVSFLIGALTESNAGLYRCCYWKEPGWSKPSKVLELEAPGQLPKPIFWIQAETPPLPGCNVNILCHGWLQDLVFMLFKEGYAEPVDYQVPTGTMAIFSIDNLTPEDEGVYICRTHIQMLPTLWSEPSNPLKLVVAGLYPKPTLTAHPGPIMAPGESLNLRCQGPIYGMTFALMRVEDLEKSFYHKKTIKNEAYFFFRSLKIQDTGHYLCFYYDISYRGSLLSDVLKIWVTDTFPKTWLLAWPSPVVQMGQNVSLRCRGPVDGVGLALYKKGEDKPVQFLDATSIDDNTSFFLNNVTYSDTGIYSCQYLLTWKTSIRMPSHNTVELMVVDKPPKPSLSAWPSTVFKLGKAITLRCRVSHPVLEFSLEWEERETFQKFSVDGDFIISNVDGKGTGTYSCSYRVETHPNIWSHRSEPLKLMGPAGYLTWNYVLNEAVRLSLIVQLVALLLVVLWIRWKCRRLRIREAWLLGTAQGVTMLFIVTALLSCGLCNGVLIEETEIVMPTPKPELWAETNFPLAPWKNLTLWCRSPSGSTKEFVLLKDGTGWIATRPASEQVRAAFPLGALTQSHTGSYHCHSWEEMAVSEPSEALELLGTDILPKPVISASLPIRGQELQLRCKGWLAGMGFALYKEGQQEPVQQLGAVGREAVFTIQRMEDKDEGNYSCRTHTEQRPFKWSEPSEPLELVIKEMYPKPFFKTWASPVVTPGARVTFNCSTPHQHMSFILYKDGSEIASSDRSWASPGASAAHFLIISVGIGDGGNYSCRYYDFSIWSEPSDPVELVVTEFYPKPTLLAQPGPVVFPGKSVTLRCQGTFQGMRFALLQEGAQVPLQFQSVSGNSADFLLHTVGAEDSGNYSCIYYETTMSNRGSYLSIPLMIWVTDTFPKPWLFAEPSSVVPMGQNVTLWCRGPVHGVGYILHKEEEATSMQLWGSTSNDGAFPITNISGASMGRYSCCYHPDWTSSIKIQPSNTLELIVTGLLPKPSLLAQPGPMVSPGENMTLQCQGGLPDSTFVLLKEGTQEPLEQQRPSGYRADFWMPAVRGEDSGIYSCVYYLDSAPFAASNHSDSLEIWVTDKPPKPSLSAWPGTMFKLGKDIILQCRGPLPGVEFVLEHDGEEAPQQFSEDGDFVINNVEGKGIGNYSCSYRLQAYPDIWSEPSDSLELVGAAGPVAQECTVGNIVRSSLIVVVVVALGVVLAIEWKKWPRLRTRGSETDGRDQTIALEECNQEGEPGTPANSPSSTSRRISVELPVPI
- the LOC116268540 gene encoding immunoglobulin superfamily member 1 isoform X2; translated protein: MRNLRLKFAASGGAHWRISNIGAGLQVPYHHLLRRKILQDSEHTASTRGPMTLDRPGEGATMLKTFTVLLFCIRMSLGMTSIVMDPQPELWIESNYPQAPWENITLWCRSPSRISSKFLLLKDKTQMTWIRPSHKTFQVSFLIGALTESNAGLYRCCYWKEPGWSKPSKVLELEAPGQLPKPIFWIQAETPPLPGCNVNILCHGWLQDLVFMLFKEGYAEPVDYQVPTGTMAIFSIDNLTPEDEGVYICRTHIQMLPTLWSEPSNPLKLVVAGLYPKPTLTAHPGPIMAPGESLNLRCQGPIYGMTFALMRVEDLEKSFYHKKTIKNEAYFFFRSLKIQDTGHYLCFYYDISYRGSLLSDVLKIWVTDTFPKTWLLAWPSPVVQMGQNVSLRCRGPVDGVGLALYKKGEDKPVQFLDATSIDDNTSFFLNNVTYSDTGIYSCQYLLTWKTSIRMPSHNTVELMVVDKPPKPSLSAWPSTVFKLGKAITLRCRVSHPVLEFSLEWEERETFQKFSVDGDFIISNVDGKGTGTYSCSYRVETHPNIWSHRSEPLKLMGPAGYLTWNYVLNEAVRLSLIVQLVALLLVVLWIRWKCRRLRIREAWLLGTAQGVTMLFIVTALLSCGLCNGVLIEETEIVMPTPKPELWAETNFPLAPWKNLTLWCRSPSGSTKEFVLLKDGTGWIATRPASEQVRAAFPLGALTQSHTGSYHCHSWEEMAVSEPSEALELLGTDILPKPVISASLPIRGQELQLRCKGWLAGMGFALYKEGQQEPVQQLGAVGREAVFTIQRMEDKDEGNYSCRTHTEQRPFKWSEPSEPLELVIKEMYPKPFFKTWASPVVTPGARVTFNCSTPHQHMSFILYKDGSEIASSDRSWASPGASAAHFLIISVGIGDGGNYSCRYYDFSIWSEPSDPVELVVTEFYPKPTLLAQPGPVVFPGKSVTLRCQGTFQGMRFALLQEGAQVPLQFQSVSGNSADFLLHTVGAEDSGNYSCIYYETTMSNRGSYLSIPLMIWVTDTFPKPWLFAEPSSVVPMGQNVTLWCRGPVHGVGYILHKEEEATSMQLWGSTSNDGAFPITNISGASMGRYSCCYHPDWTSSIKIQPSNTLELIVTGLLPKPSLLAQPGPMVSPGENMTLQCQGGLPDSTFVLLKEGTQEPLEQQRPSGYRADFWMPAVRGEDSGIYSCVYYLDSAPFAASNHSDSLEIWVTDKPPKPSLSAWPGTMFKLGKDIILQCRGPLPGVEFVLEHDGEEAPQQFSEDGDFVINNVEGKGIGNYSCSYRLQAYPDIWSEPSDSLELVGAAGPVAQECTVGNIVRSSLIVVVVVALGVVLAIEWKKWPRLRTRGSETDGRDQTIALEECNQEGEPGTPANSPSSTSRRISVELPVPI
- the LOC116268540 gene encoding immunoglobulin superfamily member 1 isoform X4, which produces MRNLRLKYISLICSETSYDNKRFAASGGAHWRISNIGAGLQVPYHHLLRRKILQDSEHTASTRGPMTLDRPGEGATMLKTFTVLLFCIRMSLGMTSIVMDPQPELWIESNYPQAPWENITLWCRSPSRISSKFLLLKDKTQMTWIRPSHKTFQVSFLIGALTESNAGLYRCCYWKEPGWSKPSKVLELEAPGQLPKPIFWIQAETPPLPGCNVNILCHGWLQDLVFMLFKEGYAEPVDYQVPTGTMAIFSIDNLTPEDEGVYICRTHIQMLPTLWSEPSNPLKLVVAGLYPKPTLTAHPGPIMAPGESLNLRCQGPIYGMTFALMRVEDLEKSFYHKKTIKNEAYFFFRSLKIQDTGHYLCFYYDISYRGSLLSDVLKIWVTDTFPKTWLLAWPSPVVQMGQNVSLRCRGPVDGVGLALYKKGEDKPVQFLDATSIDDNTSFFLNNVTYSDTGIYSCQYLLTWKTSIRMPSHNTVELMVVDKPPKPSLSAWPSTVFKLGKAITLRCRVSHPVLEFSLEWEERETFQKFSVDGDFIISNVDGKGTGTYSCSYRVETHPNIWSHRSEPLKLMGPAGYLTWNYVLNEAVRLSLIVQLVALLLVVLWIRWKCRRLRIREAWLLGTAQGVTMLFIVTALLSCGLCNGVLIEETEIVMPTPKPELWAETNFPLAPWKNLTLWCRSPSGSTKEFVLLKDGTGWIATRPASEQVRAAFPLGALTQSHTGSYHCHSWEEMAVSEPSEALELLGTDILPKPVISASLPIRGQELQLRCKGWLAGMGFALYKEGQQEPVQQLGAVGREAVFTIQRMEDKDEGNYSCRTHTEQRPFKWSEPSEPLELVIKEMYPKPFFKTWASPVVTPGARVTFNCSTPHQHMSFILYKDGSEIASSDRSWASPGASAAHFLIISVGIGDGGNYSCRYYDFSIWSEPSDPVELVVTEFYPKPTLLAQPGPVVFPGKSVTLRCQGTFQGMRFALLQEGAQVPLQFQSVSGNSADFLLHTVGAEDSGNYSCIYYETTMSNRGSYLSIPLMIWVTDTFPKPWLFAEPSSVVPMGQNVTLWCRGPVHGVGYILHKEEEATSMQLWGSTSNDGAFPITNISGASMGRYSCCYHPDWTSSIKIQPSNTLELIVTASNHSDSLEIWVTDKPPKPSLSAWPGTMFKLGKDIILQCRGPLPGVEFVLEHDGEEAPQQFSEDGDFVINNVEGKGIGNYSCSYRLQAYPDIWSEPSDSLELVGAAGPVAQECTVGNIVRSSLIVVVVVALGVVLAIEWKKWPRLRTRGSETDGRDQTIALEECNQEGEPGTPANSPSSTSRRISVELPVPI